Proteins from a genomic interval of uncultured Flavobacterium sp.:
- a CDS encoding glycoside hydrolase 43 family protein, which translates to MKKIYIILTVFLILAKSHAQDNKVQNPVIFADVPDLSIIRIGDDYYMSSTTMHMSPGVPIMKSKDLINWKIINYASNTLGNTDELNLDNGKSNYGRGSWASNIRFHNNTFYVTTFAQTTGKTYIYTTKNIEKGPWKEISFSPAYHDHSILFDDDGSVYMVYGNGKLFIKELKADLSGIKENGLDQVLIENASSPAGNDIMLGAEGSQLYKIKGKYYLFNIVWPKDGMRTVVIHRADKITGPWEGKIGLQDLGVAQGGLIDTPDGKWFSYLFRDYGGVGRIPYFVPVKWVDGWPILGENNKVPQYLDLPESKGLIPGIVNSDDFDRKKGENDLPLVWQWNHNPDNSLWSVKERKGYLRLKTASITNTFTQAKNTLTQRTFGPECSGTTLLEVSKMKEGDFAGLSLLQKDFGLVGVKAENGSKRIVMIETVNGTSKEIQSVPFTGNKIYFKAACNFKDKADLGRFYYSLDGKEWISIGNAIKLPYTLSHFMGYRFGLFNYAEKDLGGYVDFDYFYLDNKNGIIN; encoded by the coding sequence ATGAAAAAAATATATATAATATTAACCGTTTTTCTAATCCTTGCCAAATCTCATGCTCAGGATAACAAAGTACAGAACCCTGTGATTTTTGCAGATGTTCCTGATTTGTCAATCATCAGAATCGGCGATGATTATTATATGAGCAGTACCACGATGCACATGAGCCCGGGAGTTCCAATCATGAAATCAAAAGATTTGATTAACTGGAAAATAATAAACTATGCTTCAAATACTCTTGGAAATACAGACGAGCTGAATCTGGATAATGGCAAAAGTAATTACGGACGAGGCTCTTGGGCAAGCAATATTAGATTTCATAACAATACGTTTTATGTAACCACTTTTGCTCAGACCACTGGAAAGACTTATATATACACCACAAAAAATATTGAAAAAGGACCTTGGAAAGAAATTAGTTTTAGTCCTGCGTATCACGATCACAGTATTTTGTTTGATGATGACGGCAGCGTTTATATGGTGTACGGAAATGGCAAGCTTTTTATTAAAGAACTAAAAGCTGATTTATCAGGGATAAAAGAAAACGGATTAGATCAGGTTCTAATCGAAAATGCCAGCAGTCCGGCAGGAAATGATATCATGCTTGGCGCAGAAGGCTCTCAATTATATAAAATAAAGGGCAAATATTATCTCTTTAATATTGTCTGGCCAAAAGACGGAATGCGTACGGTGGTTATTCACAGAGCCGATAAAATTACCGGTCCTTGGGAAGGAAAGATTGGTCTGCAGGATTTAGGTGTTGCACAGGGAGGCTTAATTGATACTCCCGACGGAAAATGGTTTTCGTACTTATTTAGAGATTATGGAGGCGTGGGACGTATTCCATATTTTGTTCCAGTGAAATGGGTGGACGGCTGGCCAATTTTGGGCGAAAATAATAAAGTACCTCAATACTTAGATTTACCTGAAAGCAAAGGATTAATTCCGGGAATTGTGAACTCAGATGATTTTGACAGAAAGAAAGGAGAAAATGATTTACCCTTAGTCTGGCAGTGGAATCATAATCCTGATAATTCATTATGGTCTGTTAAAGAAAGAAAAGGATATTTAAGATTAAAAACAGCTTCAATAACAAACACTTTTACCCAGGCTAAAAATACGCTGACACAAAGAACCTTTGGACCAGAATGTTCAGGAACTACTTTATTGGAAGTTTCTAAAATGAAAGAAGGTGATTTTGCCGGACTTTCCTTATTGCAAAAAGATTTTGGTCTGGTAGGCGTAAAAGCCGAAAACGGATCAAAAAGAATTGTAATGATTGAAACTGTAAACGGCACTTCAAAAGAAATTCAAAGCGTTCCCTTCACTGGAAATAAAATTTATTTTAAAGCAGCATGCAATTTTAAAGACAAAGCAGATTTAGGAAGATTTTACTATAGTTTGGACGGAAAAGAATGGATTAGTATAGGAAACGCAATAAAACTGCCCTATACGCTTTCTCATTTTATGGGTTACCGATTTGGACTTTTTAATTATGCCGAGAAAGATTTGGGAGGTTATGTTGATTTTGATTATTTCTATCTTGACAATAAAAATGGAATAATAAATTAG
- a CDS encoding glycoside hydrolase family 97 catalytic domain-containing protein — translation MKSSYLYLLSLLCFFNLNAQSVVKSPDGKLKISLFVSNGQPFYSLSYNDKPFLEKSPLGLKTNIGDFTTGLVLKTDPIQNKINEKYQLPNIKNSNVHYEANEAVFSFSKENKAAIDIIFRVSNNNAAFKYKVYPQNESRSCVVQEEASGFLLPEGTTTFLCPQSKPMTGYARTAPSYETSYTLDAPMGKNGMGEGYTFPCLFKVNNNGWVLISETGVDSGYCASRLIGQEKGLYSIGFPMTGENNGNGTTAPGIPLISETPWRTITIGETLAPIVETTIPFDLVKPKYEASKEYQYTKGSWSWIMKMDNNTTFLVQKQYIDFSVAMGYQTILVDALWDTQIGKDKIAELARYGAEKGVGLYLWYNSNGYWNDAPQGPRGMMDNSIIRRSEMAWLKSIGIKGIKVDFFGGDKQVMMKLYEDILRDANDFGLMVIFHGCTLPRGWERMYPNFAASEAVLASENLHFGQASCDNEAINASTHTFIRNTVGSMDFGGSALNKFYNSENTPNKGSKRMTSDVFALATAVLFQSGVQHFALAPNNLADAPAWAINFMKEVPTTWDEVRFLEGYPGKYAVLARRKGTKWYIAGINAQKETLSLKLKLPMMVSNSSLTCYFDDEKLNGKVKAIKLKNNQEAEIKIPCNGGVLLVN, via the coding sequence ATGAAAAGTAGTTATCTGTATCTTTTAAGTTTACTATGCTTTTTCAATTTAAACGCACAATCAGTTGTAAAAAGCCCTGACGGAAAACTTAAGATTTCTCTTTTTGTCTCAAACGGTCAGCCTTTTTACAGCCTTTCCTATAATGATAAACCGTTTTTAGAAAAGTCTCCGCTTGGTTTGAAAACCAATATTGGTGATTTTACAACTGGATTAGTTTTAAAAACGGATCCAATTCAAAATAAAATTAACGAAAAATATCAGCTTCCCAATATAAAAAACAGTAATGTTCATTATGAAGCTAATGAAGCTGTTTTTTCTTTCAGTAAAGAAAATAAAGCAGCTATCGACATTATATTTAGAGTGAGCAATAACAATGCAGCTTTCAAATATAAAGTATATCCGCAAAACGAAAGCCGTTCCTGTGTGGTACAAGAAGAAGCTTCAGGTTTTCTTCTGCCGGAAGGCACAACCACATTTCTTTGTCCGCAAAGTAAACCAATGACAGGATATGCCAGAACAGCTCCAAGTTATGAAACATCGTATACATTAGACGCTCCCATGGGAAAAAACGGCATGGGTGAAGGTTATACATTTCCTTGTCTTTTTAAAGTAAACAATAATGGATGGGTTTTAATATCAGAAACAGGCGTAGACAGCGGATATTGTGCCAGCAGATTAATTGGGCAGGAAAAAGGATTATACAGCATTGGTTTTCCAATGACGGGAGAAAATAACGGAAACGGAACAACCGCTCCCGGCATACCACTTATTAGCGAAACGCCTTGGAGAACTATTACAATTGGCGAAACTCTGGCTCCTATTGTAGAGACTACGATTCCTTTTGATTTGGTTAAACCAAAATACGAAGCTTCAAAAGAATATCAGTATACCAAAGGTTCGTGGAGCTGGATCATGAAAATGGATAACAACACCACTTTTCTGGTGCAAAAACAATACATCGATTTTAGTGTTGCAATGGGATATCAGACTATTTTAGTTGATGCACTTTGGGACACTCAAATCGGAAAAGATAAAATTGCTGAACTGGCTCGATATGGCGCCGAAAAAGGTGTTGGTTTGTATTTATGGTACAATTCAAATGGATATTGGAATGATGCGCCACAAGGACCAAGAGGGATGATGGACAATAGTATAATCCGCCGCAGCGAAATGGCATGGTTAAAAAGCATTGGTATAAAAGGCATTAAAGTAGATTTTTTTGGAGGAGACAAACAGGTAATGATGAAGTTATATGAAGATATTTTGAGAGATGCGAATGACTTTGGTCTGATGGTTATTTTTCACGGCTGTACATTACCAAGAGGCTGGGAGCGTATGTATCCCAATTTTGCTGCAAGCGAAGCAGTCTTAGCGAGCGAAAATCTGCATTTTGGGCAAGCAAGCTGCGACAATGAAGCGATTAATGCCTCTACACATACATTTATTCGAAATACAGTCGGCAGCATGGATTTTGGAGGAAGCGCCTTAAACAAATTTTACAATAGTGAAAATACTCCCAACAAAGGTTCAAAACGAATGACTTCTGATGTGTTTGCCTTAGCGACAGCAGTACTTTTTCAAAGCGGTGTTCAGCATTTTGCATTGGCACCAAACAATTTGGCTGATGCACCTGCCTGGGCAATAAATTTTATGAAAGAGGTTCCCACAACTTGGGATGAAGTTCGTTTTTTAGAAGGATATCCGGGTAAATATGCCGTTCTGGCCCGCCGAAAAGGAACTAAATGGTATATCGCAGGAATAAACGCTCAAAAAGAAACCTTGAGTTTAAAATTGAAACTCCCAATGATGGTTTCCAATTCATCATTAACTTGCTATTTTGATGATGAAAAATTAAACGGAAAAGTAAAAGCAATAAAGCTTAAAAATAACCAAGAAGCTGAAATAAAAATTCCTTGTAATGGAGGAGTGCTTCTGGTGAATTAG
- a CDS encoding glycosyl hydrolase 115 family protein produces MKSLSTWITLLIICIYSPLRAAEPFITNERNPNVMVIAEKSITPSFFINATMDVGIMRAVYNLQSDFEKVTSTKPVIFNQNPNNSSPLIIIGIQGSSVIDDLIKQKKIDGKELKGKNEKFIIQNVKNPFKGVEEAIVIAGSDKRGTIYGIYELSRQIGVSPWYYWADVPVKKSETLYFIKGTYTDGEPAVKYRGIFLNDEAPALSGWAKKTFGGFNSKFYEKVFELLLRLKSNYIWPAMWGSAFYDDDQSSGPLANEMGIIMGTSHHEPMALAQTDWHRYIKKNNLPNIWDYSKNKTVLDEFWKSGIARSKDWEKLVTIGMRGDGDEAMSEGTNISLLENIVKEQRGIIAQETGQIPSKTPQVWALYKEVQDYYDQGMRVPDDVILLFCDDNWGNVRKLPDLTKPVHKGGYGMYYHFDYVGGPRNSKWINISPIQRVWEQMNLSYEHGVDKVWIVNVGDLKPMEFPISFFLDMAWNPKKFNPQNLFEFTEKWATEQFGEKHSKEIARFLNTYPKFNRRVTPEMLDSETYSLENYNEFQNVVNDYKNLALDAYRVYNDLPQEYKDAYFQLVLYPIDACSNLYEMYFAQAQNKKLYKQKDIEANYYADIVKAKFVRDSILQNKYNNEIAGGKWDHIMDQMRIGYKNWHDSPKNILPDVQYITASEKTERKVFVEKDGFIAIEAEHFSKANNSKTIHWEVIPDFGKTKSGITTLPQNLYPDTQENIFVEYEIDFASVGNFNVELLLAPTLNFNSNKGLRYEVSFDGENPQLVNFNGKYRGELGKWQAEHMIHSVTTHQILKAGRHTLRFRILDPGIVLQKILINTGGLKPSYLGAPESDRISQD; encoded by the coding sequence ATGAAAAGTCTTTCAACATGGATTACCTTATTGATTATCTGTATTTATAGTCCATTAAGAGCTGCAGAACCCTTCATCACAAATGAAAGAAATCCTAATGTTATGGTTATAGCAGAGAAATCAATAACACCTTCTTTTTTTATAAATGCCACAATGGATGTTGGTATCATGCGTGCAGTATATAACCTGCAGTCAGACTTTGAGAAAGTTACCAGTACCAAACCTGTCATTTTTAATCAAAACCCCAATAACTCTTCGCCTCTTATTATAATTGGAATTCAGGGCAGTTCAGTCATTGATGATTTAATAAAACAAAAGAAAATTGATGGAAAAGAGCTGAAAGGAAAAAATGAAAAATTTATTATTCAGAATGTTAAAAATCCGTTCAAAGGAGTTGAAGAAGCTATTGTAATTGCGGGCAGTGACAAGCGCGGCACAATTTACGGGATTTATGAATTATCCAGACAAATTGGAGTTTCACCGTGGTATTACTGGGCAGATGTTCCGGTAAAGAAAAGTGAAACGCTTTATTTTATAAAAGGAACATATACAGATGGAGAGCCAGCTGTAAAATACAGGGGAATTTTTTTAAATGACGAAGCCCCTGCATTAAGTGGATGGGCAAAAAAAACATTTGGAGGATTTAACAGCAAGTTTTATGAGAAAGTTTTCGAATTATTACTTCGTTTAAAATCCAACTATATATGGCCCGCAATGTGGGGAAGTGCTTTTTATGATGATGACCAGTCAAGCGGACCTCTTGCCAATGAAATGGGTATTATAATGGGAACATCCCATCATGAACCGATGGCTTTGGCGCAGACAGACTGGCATCGTTACATCAAAAAGAATAACCTTCCCAATATTTGGGATTATTCCAAAAACAAAACCGTTTTAGATGAATTTTGGAAAAGTGGTATTGCGCGAAGCAAAGATTGGGAAAAATTAGTAACCATAGGCATGCGCGGAGATGGTGATGAAGCAATGAGCGAAGGCACAAATATAAGTCTGCTTGAGAATATCGTAAAAGAACAGCGTGGTATTATTGCTCAGGAAACGGGACAAATTCCGTCTAAAACTCCTCAGGTTTGGGCTTTATACAAAGAAGTACAAGATTATTACGATCAGGGAATGCGAGTGCCGGACGATGTGATTTTATTGTTTTGTGATGATAACTGGGGCAATGTGCGTAAACTTCCAGATCTGACTAAACCAGTGCATAAAGGAGGATACGGCATGTATTATCACTTTGATTATGTTGGCGGTCCAAGAAACTCAAAATGGATTAATATAAGTCCTATACAAAGAGTCTGGGAACAAATGAATCTAAGCTATGAGCATGGTGTAGATAAAGTCTGGATTGTTAATGTTGGAGATCTTAAACCAATGGAATTCCCAATTAGCTTTTTTTTGGATATGGCGTGGAATCCTAAGAAATTTAATCCTCAGAATTTATTTGAATTTACCGAAAAATGGGCCACTGAGCAGTTTGGCGAAAAACACTCAAAAGAAATTGCAAGGTTTCTAAATACGTATCCAAAATTTAATCGTCGTGTAACTCCCGAAATGCTCGACAGCGAAACTTACAGTCTTGAAAATTATAATGAATTTCAAAATGTAGTAAATGATTATAAAAATCTTGCACTTGATGCATACAGAGTTTACAATGATTTACCCCAAGAATATAAAGACGCTTATTTTCAGCTCGTTTTATATCCTATAGATGCCTGCAGTAATCTTTACGAAATGTATTTTGCACAAGCCCAGAATAAAAAATTGTACAAACAGAAAGATATTGAGGCTAATTATTATGCAGATATAGTGAAAGCAAAGTTCGTTCGCGATTCTATTCTTCAGAACAAATACAATAATGAAATTGCTGGCGGAAAATGGGATCATATAATGGATCAGATGCGTATTGGCTACAAAAACTGGCACGATTCTCCTAAAAATATTTTGCCGGATGTACAATATATTACAGCATCTGAGAAAACAGAACGAAAAGTATTTGTTGAAAAAGATGGATTTATTGCCATAGAAGCAGAACATTTTTCTAAAGCCAACAATTCAAAAACAATTCATTGGGAGGTGATTCCTGATTTTGGAAAAACAAAAAGCGGTATAACGACATTACCGCAAAACCTTTATCCGGATACACAGGAAAATATTTTCGTTGAGTATGAAATTGATTTTGCTTCAGTCGGAAATTTTAATGTCGAACTATTGTTAGCGCCCACCCTTAATTTTAATAGTAATAAAGGCCTTCGTTATGAAGTTTCTTTTGATGGTGAAAATCCGCAGCTTGTAAATTTTAACGGAAAATATCGTGGAGAATTAGGAAAATGGCAGGCAGAACATATGATTCATTCCGTAACAACACATCAAATTTTGAAAGCAGGAAGGCACACATTGCGTTTTCGCATACTAGATCCCGGAATTGTTCTTCAGAAAATTTTAATAAACACAGGCGGATTAAAACCGTCTTATTTGGGTGCGCCGGAAAGTGATAGGATTTCTCAGGATTAG
- a CDS encoding glycoside hydrolase family 95 protein — protein MKKYLSTILLFFGISLAAQETADLKLWYKSPSNGVWENALPIGNGFMGAMVYGDVEKEVFQLNEGTLWSGSPNRNDNPNAKEALNEIRKLIFQGDYKKAEQLTNDNIITKKSHGQMFQPVGNLQLDFPNHQNYTNYYRELDIEKAVTKTIYTVDGITYTREAFMSFPDRVLVIKLSTDKPGKLSFKASFNSEHKKQLITLSGSNELSLSGTSGDHEGVEGKVNFNALARFKVIGGSVNTTDNSIQIEKADSVLIFVSIATNFINYNNISGQEKELAKSFLDKAFDKNYDKIKKAHIAYYQKYFKRVKLDLGRTAASNVPTDERLANFRNASDPSFVTLYYQYGRYLLISCSQPGGQAANLQGIWNHSMNPVWDSKYTININTEMNYWPAEKTNLSEMHEPLLRMIRELAETGKETAKVMYGARGWMAHHNTDIWRINGAVDGATWGVWNAGGGWLSQHLWEHYLYTGDKKYLESVYEVLKGASDFYSDFLVKDPANGWLVVAPGNSPENAPAAHQGSTITAGSTMDNQIVFDVFSTAIRASEILEKDKEYADSLKVLRKKLPPMQIGKYNQIQEWLDDIDDPKDHHRHISHLYGLYPSNQISPYRTPELFAAAKNTLLQRGDVSTGWSMGWKVNWWAKMQDGNHAYSLIQNQLTPLGVNKDGGGTYNNLFDAHPPFQIDGNFGCISGITEMFMQSSDGAIHLLPVLPDALKEYGEITGLKARGGFEIMNMKWKKGKLIAVNIKSNLGGNLRLRTGNEITAKDSKNFKTASGENSNIFYQLNETAQPLLSKESNIKALVIPETFLYDVKTEKGKIYTFLIDSK, from the coding sequence ATGAAAAAATATCTAAGTACCATATTGCTGTTTTTTGGGATTTCATTAGCTGCACAAGAAACAGCTGATTTAAAACTTTGGTATAAATCACCTTCCAATGGTGTTTGGGAAAATGCTTTGCCCATTGGTAACGGATTCATGGGAGCTATGGTTTATGGCGATGTCGAAAAAGAAGTTTTTCAGTTAAATGAAGGCACTTTATGGAGCGGAAGCCCTAACAGAAATGATAATCCTAATGCTAAAGAGGCTCTGAATGAAATCAGAAAACTTATTTTTCAGGGAGATTATAAAAAAGCCGAACAATTAACCAATGACAATATAATTACAAAAAAGTCTCACGGACAAATGTTTCAGCCCGTAGGTAATTTACAGCTGGATTTCCCAAATCATCAAAATTATACCAATTACTATCGCGAACTCGATATCGAAAAAGCAGTCACAAAAACTATTTACACAGTCGATGGAATTACATATACCAGAGAAGCCTTTATGTCTTTTCCTGACAGGGTTTTAGTTATAAAACTTTCAACAGATAAACCGGGGAAATTGTCTTTTAAAGCAAGTTTCAATTCGGAACATAAAAAACAATTAATTACGCTATCTGGTAGTAATGAACTTTCGTTAAGCGGCACTTCCGGCGATCATGAAGGTGTCGAAGGAAAGGTAAATTTTAATGCACTTGCCAGATTTAAAGTTATTGGAGGAAGCGTAAATACCACTGATAATTCAATTCAAATTGAAAAAGCAGATTCAGTTCTCATTTTCGTTTCTATCGCTACGAATTTTATTAATTATAATAATATTTCGGGGCAGGAAAAAGAGCTTGCAAAATCATTTTTGGATAAAGCATTCGATAAGAATTATGATAAAATCAAGAAAGCTCATATAGCATATTATCAAAAATATTTCAAAAGAGTAAAACTTGATTTAGGCAGAACAGCAGCATCTAATGTTCCAACAGATGAAAGATTGGCTAATTTTAGAAATGCTTCAGATCCTTCTTTTGTTACTTTATATTATCAATACGGCAGGTATTTATTGATTTCGTGTTCGCAGCCGGGCGGTCAGGCAGCCAATCTTCAGGGTATTTGGAATCACAGTATGAATCCTGTATGGGATAGTAAATACACCATCAATATTAATACAGAAATGAATTACTGGCCTGCTGAGAAAACCAATTTATCAGAAATGCATGAACCGCTCTTAAGAATGATTCGGGAACTGGCCGAAACAGGAAAAGAAACAGCAAAAGTAATGTATGGCGCGCGCGGCTGGATGGCGCATCATAATACAGATATCTGGAGAATTAACGGTGCAGTTGACGGCGCAACCTGGGGAGTTTGGAATGCGGGCGGAGGCTGGTTAAGTCAGCATTTATGGGAACATTATTTGTACACCGGAGACAAAAAATATCTTGAATCAGTTTATGAAGTTCTAAAAGGCGCATCCGATTTTTATTCGGATTTTTTAGTAAAAGATCCGGCAAACGGATGGCTGGTTGTTGCACCCGGAAATTCTCCCGAAAATGCTCCGGCAGCTCACCAAGGTTCAACTATAACAGCAGGTTCTACAATGGACAATCAAATTGTTTTTGATGTTTTTAGTACAGCTATCAGAGCATCAGAAATATTAGAAAAGGACAAAGAATATGCTGACAGTTTAAAAGTATTGCGAAAAAAGCTTCCGCCGATGCAAATAGGGAAATACAACCAAATTCAGGAATGGTTAGATGATATTGACGATCCAAAAGATCACCATCGGCATATTTCGCATTTGTACGGCTTATATCCTTCCAATCAAATTTCGCCTTACAGAACTCCGGAACTTTTTGCAGCAGCAAAAAATACCCTGCTTCAAAGAGGAGATGTTTCAACAGGATGGAGCATGGGATGGAAAGTCAATTGGTGGGCAAAAATGCAGGATGGCAACCATGCCTACAGCTTAATTCAAAATCAATTAACGCCGCTTGGTGTCAATAAGGATGGAGGCGGAACCTATAATAATCTGTTTGATGCACATCCGCCATTTCAGATTGATGGAAATTTCGGATGCATTTCAGGAATAACAGAAATGTTTATGCAGAGTTCTGACGGCGCAATTCATTTACTTCCAGTGCTGCCCGATGCTTTAAAAGAATACGGAGAAATAACTGGTTTAAAAGCCCGCGGAGGTTTTGAAATTATGAATATGAAGTGGAAAAAAGGAAAACTAATTGCTGTAAATATTAAGTCAAATCTTGGAGGAAATCTTAGATTGAGAACAGGCAATGAAATTACGGCAAAAGATTCTAAAAATTTTAAAACAGCTTCTGGAGAAAACAGCAATATTTTTTATCAGTTAAATGAAACCGCACAGCCGCTTTTATCTAAAGAATCGAATATAAAAGCTTTAGTTATTCCCGAAACATTTTTATATGATGTAAAAACTGAAAAAGGTAAAATTTATACTTTTTTAATTGATTCAAAATAA